The following are encoded together in the Erpetoichthys calabaricus chromosome 16, fErpCal1.3, whole genome shotgun sequence genome:
- the rad51 gene encoding DNA repair protein RAD51 homolog 1 → MAMQMLSKDSTEVEEENFGPQPLSRLEQCGISANDVKKLEDAGFHTVEAVAYAPKKELLNIKGISEAKAEKILTEAAKLVPMGFTTATEFHQRRSEIIQISTGSKELDKLLQGGIETGSITEMFGEFRTGKTQLCHTLAVTCQLPIDQGGGEGKAMYIDTEGTFRPERLLAVAERYGLSGSDVLDNVAYARAFNTDHQTQLLYQASAMMAESRYALLIVDSATALYRTDYSGRGELSARQMHLARFLRMLLRLADEFGVAVVITNQVVAQVDGAAMFSADPKKPIGGNIIAHASTTRLYLRKGRGETRICKIYDSPCLPEAEAMFAINADGVGDAKD, encoded by the exons ATGGCCATGCAGATGCTGagcaaagacagcacagaagtGGAAGAAGAGAATTTTGGGCCTCAGCCTCTGAGCAGACTTGAG caatgtGGCATCAGTGCAAACGATGTGAAAAAGTTAGAGGATGCGGGTTTCCATACTGTGGAGGCTGTTGCCTATGCACCAAAAAAAGAGCTTCTTAATATTAAAGGGATCAGTGAAGCAAAGGCTGAAAAAATTCTG ACAGAGGCTGCAAAACTTGTACCAATGGGCTTTACAACAGCTACAGAATTTCATCAAAGGAGATCTGAAATCATACAGATCTCAACAGGGTCAAAAGAACTGGACAAGCTTCTCCAGG GAGGAATTGAAACTGGTtcaatcacagaaatgtttggtgAGTTTCGCACTGGGAAAACACAACTATGTCATACACTAGCAGTCACCTGCCAG TTGCCAATTGACCAAGGTGGCGGTGAAGGTAAAGCTATGTACATTGACACAGAAGGTACTTTTCGTCCTGAGAGATTGCTTGCAGTTGCTGAGAG GTATGGCCTGTCAGGAAGTGATGTTCTGGATAATGTAGCGTATGCCAGGGCATTTAACACAGACCACCAAACTCAGCTACTCTATCAGGCATCTGCAATGATGGCCGAATCCag GTATGCATTGCTCATAGTGGACAGTGCAACTGCCTTATACAGGACTGACTATTCTGGGCGAGGGGAGCTTTCTGCTAGACAGATGCATTTGGCCAGGTTTCTGCGGATGCTGCTACGACTGGCTGATGAG TTTGGTGTTGCAGTTGTAATAACAAACCAGGTTGTGGCACAGGTAGACGGGGCTGCTATGTTTTCTGCTGATCCCAAAAAACCAATTGGAGGAAACATTATTGCACATGCTTCAACTACAAG aTTGTATTTGAGGAAAGGACGTGGAGAAACAAGAATATGCAAGATTTACGACTCTCCTTGTCTTCCAGAAGCAGAAGCCATGTTTGCCATTAATGCAGATGGAGTAGGTGATGCAAAAGACTGA